The following are encoded together in the Phenylobacterium sp. NIBR 498073 genome:
- a CDS encoding DNA-binding protein: MALFFDRQWFEEKLAERGLNPRILAAAAGMGEAEIVLVFKDQRELSAEEVGIFADLLGVPATEIADRAGVSTPVPGQGDLTGRLLALEKKVAALEAEVARLKGR; this comes from the coding sequence ATGGCGCTGTTCTTCGATCGCCAGTGGTTCGAGGAAAAGCTGGCGGAACGCGGCCTCAATCCGCGTATTCTCGCCGCTGCGGCCGGTATGGGCGAGGCCGAGATCGTGCTGGTCTTCAAGGACCAGCGGGAACTTTCCGCCGAGGAGGTAGGCATTTTCGCCGACCTGCTGGGCGTGCCGGCGACCGAGATCGCCGACCGCGCCGGGGTCTCGACGCCCGTGCCGGGCCAGGGCGACCTGACCGGGCGTCTGCTGGCGCTGGAGAAGAAGGTCGCCGCCCTGGAAGCGGAAGTGGCGCGATTGAAGGGGCGCTAG
- a CDS encoding glycosyltransferase family 2 protein: MNGIAAPIVAYEPAPTQDFLKPHRKVSVVMVVYMTGEALQQSIECVLADPLVDELVIVDNGSTRMEAARLKRLSESDARVRLLTGHGNVGFARGANLGARGAAGDTIVFLNPDAFLQPGCIAELVRAIDGRPVPTLVGGRVLNADRTEQRGARRGDITPVSALMSLSHLSRKIPAWRRYEVHWEAEAAPEGVIAVPTISGACFCMRREDFDIVQGFDEGYFLHVEDVDLCWRVRQTGGEVLFQPKAEVIHLGHTSHASPLRVEFHKGVGLARYFRKRAEGFGELALALILSPIIVCTAIARPVMWRIRGRTA, encoded by the coding sequence ATGAACGGCATCGCCGCACCGATCGTTGCTTACGAACCCGCGCCGACTCAGGACTTCCTGAAGCCGCACCGCAAAGTGTCCGTCGTCATGGTCGTCTACATGACCGGCGAGGCGCTGCAGCAGAGCATCGAATGCGTGCTCGCCGACCCGCTGGTCGACGAGCTCGTGATCGTGGACAACGGTTCGACCCGCATGGAAGCGGCGCGCCTGAAGCGCCTTTCCGAAAGCGACGCGCGTGTGCGGCTGCTGACTGGCCACGGCAATGTCGGCTTCGCCCGCGGCGCCAATCTCGGCGCCCGCGGCGCGGCCGGCGACACCATCGTCTTCCTCAACCCTGACGCCTTCCTGCAGCCCGGCTGCATCGCCGAGCTGGTCCGCGCCATCGACGGGCGGCCGGTCCCGACCCTGGTCGGTGGGCGGGTGCTCAACGCCGACCGCACCGAGCAGCGCGGCGCCCGCCGCGGCGACATCACGCCGGTCAGCGCGCTGATGAGCCTCAGCCACCTGTCGCGGAAGATCCCCGCCTGGCGCCGCTACGAGGTGCACTGGGAGGCCGAGGCCGCGCCCGAAGGCGTGATTGCGGTGCCGACCATCTCGGGGGCCTGCTTCTGCATGCGCCGCGAGGACTTCGACATCGTCCAGGGCTTCGACGAGGGCTACTTCCTGCACGTCGAGGACGTCGACCTGTGCTGGCGCGTGCGCCAGACCGGCGGCGAGGTGCTGTTCCAGCCCAAGGCCGAGGTGATTCATCTTGGCCATACGAGCCACGCCAGCCCGCTGCGGGTCGAGTTCCACAAGGGCGTCGGCCTGGCGCGTTACTTCCGCAAACGTGCCGAAGGCTTCGGCGAGCTGGCGCTCGCCTTGATCCTGTCCCCGATCATCGTCTGCACCGCCATCGCCCGCCCGGTGATGTGGCGCATCCGCGGGCGGACCGCCTAG
- the yidD gene encoding membrane protein insertion efficiency factor YidD, translating to MNLYETCVRGALRAYKLTLSPLIGRQCRFLPTCSEYAAQALILHGPVRGSWLATRRLCRCHPWGASGYDPVPQPRDKAPNGDGPASRTWTCET from the coding sequence ATGAACCTCTACGAGACCTGCGTCCGTGGCGCCTTGCGCGCTTACAAGCTGACGCTTTCGCCCCTGATCGGGCGCCAGTGCCGGTTTCTTCCGACCTGCTCGGAGTACGCGGCCCAGGCCCTGATCCTGCACGGCCCCGTTCGCGGCTCCTGGCTTGCGACCCGGCGGTTGTGCCGCTGTCACCCCTGGGGAGCATCGGGCTACGACCCGGTCCCCCAACCGCGCGACAAGGCCCCAAACGGAGATGGGCCGGCCTCGCGGACATGGACATGTGAGACATGA
- a CDS encoding UrcA family protein, whose protein sequence is MTKFSTALAGVATIALAAVPILALATGAQAAPVAVKVSDINVGSARDAHILEHRVAKAAADYCSAASAGRITLAAHHACLQGARAEIQDKLAVRQALAGKPQELAQR, encoded by the coding sequence ATGACCAAGTTCAGCACCGCTCTGGCCGGCGTCGCGACCATCGCCCTGGCCGCCGTTCCTATCCTGGCCCTGGCCACCGGCGCGCAGGCCGCCCCGGTCGCCGTGAAGGTTTCGGACATCAATGTCGGCTCGGCCCGCGACGCGCACATCCTGGAGCATCGGGTGGCGAAGGCCGCCGCCGACTACTGCAGCGCCGCCTCGGCCGGCCGCATCACCCTGGCGGCGCATCACGCCTGCCTGCAGGGCGCCCGCGCCGAAATCCAGGACAAGCTGGCGGTGCGCCAGGCCCTGGCCGGCAAGCCCCAGGAACTCGCGCAGCGCTAG
- a CDS encoding beta-ketoacyl-ACP reductase, with protein MGRVAFVTGGTRGIGRAIVERLKNDGFEVAAGYSGNEAAAQACASELGVMVVKGNVGQFEDCGRAVEAVTAELGPIEVLVNNAGITRDGVFHKMTAEQWSEVIRVNMDSVFNMTRHVIEGMRDRGWGRVINISSINGQKGQMGQTNYSAAKAGVIGFTKALALENARKGVTVNCIAPGYIDTEMVQAVPENVLASIIGQIPVGRLGKGEEIADMVAFLAGEHAGYVTGSTLSLNGGQYMAG; from the coding sequence ATGGGCAGAGTTGCGTTCGTGACGGGTGGGACCCGGGGTATCGGCCGGGCGATCGTGGAGCGGTTAAAGAACGACGGGTTCGAGGTCGCCGCCGGCTATTCCGGCAATGAGGCGGCGGCCCAGGCCTGCGCATCCGAGCTTGGCGTGATGGTCGTCAAGGGCAATGTCGGCCAGTTCGAGGATTGCGGTCGGGCGGTCGAGGCGGTGACCGCCGAGCTCGGCCCGATCGAAGTGCTGGTCAACAACGCCGGCATCACCCGCGACGGCGTGTTCCACAAGATGACCGCCGAGCAGTGGTCGGAAGTCATCCGCGTCAACATGGATTCGGTCTTCAACATGACCCGGCACGTGATCGAGGGCATGCGCGATCGCGGCTGGGGCCGGGTCATCAACATCTCGTCGATCAACGGCCAGAAGGGCCAGATGGGTCAGACCAACTATTCGGCGGCCAAGGCCGGGGTGATCGGCTTCACCAAGGCGCTCGCGCTGGAGAACGCGCGCAAGGGCGTCACGGTCAACTGCATCGCGCCTGGCTACATCGACACCGAGATGGTGCAGGCCGTGCCCGAGAACGTCCTCGCCTCGATCATCGGCCAGATCCCGGTCGGCCGCCTGGGCAAGGGCGAAGAGATCGCCGACATGGTCGCTTTCCTGGCCGGCGAGCATGCGGGCTACGTCACCGGGTCGACTTTGTCGCTGAACGGTGGCCAGTACATGGCCGGCTAA
- a CDS encoding DUF4908 domain-containing protein: MAFAAAMNLGWAAVAHAGPQTLREGLFGDRPAPGRQASPPVARYVSEDGDGFVLDRSQPRVYMKFDDSPEIWALRPHPAPRGDVIYKNDLGEPMLRATRLGGLTLFTADRPGGSPAALAGAGGALRLAPLSPQALLERLAQASARATRAARRLIPFEADASPASSAVVADAAAVTAEAVVRISRRPDGRSLLSRVKKVKLVEGRRPSAILYGEEMRITVTPADGLYGRPSSDRIMQAAGSR; the protein is encoded by the coding sequence GTGGCGTTCGCCGCGGCGATGAACCTTGGCTGGGCGGCGGTCGCGCACGCCGGACCGCAGACCCTGCGCGAGGGCCTGTTCGGCGATCGCCCGGCGCCTGGCCGCCAGGCCAGCCCGCCAGTCGCCCGCTATGTCAGCGAGGACGGCGACGGCTTCGTCCTCGATCGCAGCCAGCCGCGCGTCTACATGAAGTTCGACGACAGCCCCGAAATCTGGGCGCTGCGGCCGCATCCGGCCCCGCGCGGCGACGTGATCTACAAGAACGATCTGGGCGAGCCGATGTTGCGCGCGACGCGACTGGGCGGCCTGACCCTGTTCACCGCCGATCGTCCCGGCGGCTCGCCCGCCGCCCTGGCCGGGGCCGGCGGCGCCCTGCGGCTGGCGCCGCTCAGTCCGCAGGCGCTGCTTGAGCGGCTGGCCCAGGCCAGCGCCCGGGCCACGCGCGCGGCCCGCCGGCTGATTCCCTTCGAGGCAGACGCCTCGCCGGCCTCCTCGGCGGTGGTCGCCGACGCCGCCGCCGTGACGGCCGAGGCCGTCGTGCGCATCTCGCGCCGGCCGGACGGCCGCAGCCTCCTGTCGCGGGTCAAGAAGGTGAAGCTGGTCGAGGGGCGTCGGCCCTCGGCGATCCTGTACGGCGAAGAAATGCGCATCACCGTGACGCCGGCCGACGGGCTCTATGGCCGCCCGTCGTCGGACCGCATCATGCAGGCGGCGGGTTCCCGCTAA
- a CDS encoding glycosyltransferase family 2 protein, with translation MAKSTPDISVVVPVFDEEGAAPDLAREIAAAFAGRDYEMIFVDDKSRDGTRAALSALKAEIPQLRVLSHTSNSGQSRSIRTGILAARGDVIVTLDGDGQNDPADGPGLVDALNAGPSELVMVGGERVKRQDSAAKKFASRFGNGVRKKLLKDTANDTGCGLKAFRREAFLRLPYFDHIHRYLPALMLREGYQVAFRPVNHRHRQTGQSKYTNLGRLWASLSDLFGVMWLQSRSRLPGRVEEL, from the coding sequence ATGGCCAAATCAACGCCCGACATTTCCGTGGTCGTCCCCGTTTTCGACGAGGAGGGCGCGGCGCCCGACCTCGCACGCGAGATCGCCGCCGCCTTCGCCGGCCGCGACTATGAGATGATCTTCGTCGACGACAAGAGCCGCGATGGCACACGCGCGGCGCTGAGCGCGCTGAAGGCCGAAATCCCGCAACTGCGCGTGCTGAGCCACACCAGCAATTCGGGGCAGAGCCGCTCGATCCGAACCGGCATCCTGGCCGCGCGCGGCGACGTGATCGTCACCCTGGACGGCGACGGCCAGAACGATCCCGCCGACGGCCCGGGCCTGGTCGACGCGCTCAACGCCGGGCCGTCCGAGCTGGTCATGGTCGGCGGCGAGCGGGTCAAGCGCCAGGACAGCGCCGCCAAGAAGTTCGCCTCCCGCTTCGGCAACGGCGTGCGCAAGAAGCTGCTCAAGGACACCGCCAACGACACCGGCTGCGGTCTGAAGGCGTTCCGGCGCGAGGCCTTCCTGCGACTGCCGTACTTCGATCACATCCATCGCTACCTGCCGGCGCTGATGCTGCGCGAGGGCTATCAGGTCGCGTTCCGGCCGGTGAACCACCGGCACCGCCAGACGGGCCAATCGAAGTACACTAACCTCGGCCGGCTCTGGGCCTCGCTGTCGGACCTGTTCGGGGTGATGTGGCTGCAGTCGCGTTCGCGCCTGCCGGGCCGCGTGGAAGAGCTCTGA
- the thrS gene encoding threonine--tRNA ligase produces the protein MIDLIFPDGSKRQFDDGVTGRDVASSIAKSLEKKAVLVKLDGELRDLDRPLEKGGAFEILTRESPESLETIRHDASHIMAEAVQELFPGTQVTIGPAIDDGFYYDFARDTPFSLDDLATIEQRMREIVDRDEKIVREVWDRGEAIEHFKSIGEAYKAEIISDLPEGETITVYRQGNWKDLCLGPHLPSTKSVGKAFKLMKLAGAYWRGDHRNAQLQRIYGTAWASEADLEAHLKRLEEAERRDHRKIGRAMDLFHLQEEAKGMIFWHPKGWTLYRTVEAYMRRRLDVDGYVEVKAPQIMDRALWEKSGHWEKFGANMFTCETDEGEELAVKPMNCPGHVQIFNFGQKSYRDLPLRMAEFGACHRFEPSGALHGIMRLRAFTQDDAHIFCREDQIEEETTKFVRLLNSVYADFGLELHSVKLALRPDLRAGADEVWDVAEDKLDRAARQAVNMEVERLPGEGAFYGPKLEFHLSDAIGRTWQCGTLQLDFVLPERLDAEYVVEDGSKQRPVMLHRAICGSMERFIGVVIENYAGAFPLWLAPTQVVVATITSDADDYALRVAQELSAAGLRVETDLRNEKINYKIREHSLAKAPIIAVVGRREAEEGKVALRRFGSEGQSVLSLDEAVNKLALEASPPDVTRQAVLRGASPEHAAVGVREAG, from the coding sequence ATGATCGACCTGATTTTCCCCGATGGTTCCAAGCGCCAGTTCGACGACGGCGTGACGGGACGTGACGTCGCCTCCTCCATCGCCAAGTCGCTGGAGAAAAAGGCGGTGCTCGTGAAGCTCGACGGCGAGCTGCGCGACCTCGACCGGCCGCTCGAAAAGGGCGGCGCCTTCGAGATTCTGACGCGCGAAAGTCCCGAGAGCCTCGAGACCATCCGCCACGACGCCAGCCACATCATGGCCGAGGCGGTGCAGGAGCTGTTCCCCGGCACGCAGGTCACGATCGGCCCGGCCATCGACGACGGCTTCTATTACGACTTCGCGCGCGACACGCCGTTCAGCCTGGACGACCTGGCGACGATCGAGCAGCGCATGCGCGAGATCGTCGACCGCGACGAGAAGATCGTCCGCGAAGTCTGGGACCGCGGCGAGGCGATCGAGCACTTCAAGTCGATCGGCGAAGCCTACAAGGCCGAGATCATTTCGGACCTGCCAGAAGGCGAGACGATCACGGTCTATCGCCAGGGGAACTGGAAGGACCTGTGCCTGGGGCCGCACCTGCCCTCGACCAAGTCCGTCGGCAAGGCCTTCAAGCTGATGAAGCTGGCCGGCGCCTACTGGCGCGGCGACCATCGCAACGCCCAGCTGCAACGGATCTACGGCACGGCCTGGGCCAGCGAGGCCGACCTGGAGGCGCATCTCAAGCGCCTGGAGGAGGCCGAGCGCCGCGACCACCGCAAGATCGGCCGCGCCATGGACCTCTTCCATCTGCAGGAAGAGGCCAAGGGCATGATCTTCTGGCACCCGAAGGGCTGGACGCTCTACCGGACGGTCGAGGCCTATATGCGCCGCCGCCTGGACGTCGACGGCTATGTCGAGGTCAAGGCGCCCCAGATCATGGACCGGGCCCTCTGGGAGAAGTCCGGCCACTGGGAGAAGTTCGGCGCGAACATGTTCACGTGCGAGACGGACGAAGGCGAAGAGCTGGCCGTCAAGCCGATGAACTGCCCGGGCCACGTCCAGATCTTCAACTTCGGCCAGAAGTCCTATCGCGACCTGCCGCTGCGCATGGCCGAGTTCGGGGCCTGCCACCGGTTCGAGCCGTCGGGCGCGCTGCACGGCATCATGCGCCTGCGGGCTTTCACCCAGGATGACGCCCACATCTTCTGCCGCGAAGACCAGATCGAGGAGGAGACGACGAAGTTCGTGCGCCTGCTGAACTCGGTCTATGCCGACTTCGGCCTGGAGCTGCACAGCGTGAAGCTGGCGCTGCGCCCGGACCTGCGGGCCGGCGCCGACGAGGTCTGGGACGTCGCCGAGGACAAGCTGGACCGCGCCGCCCGCCAGGCGGTGAACATGGAGGTCGAGCGTCTGCCCGGCGAAGGCGCCTTCTACGGCCCGAAGCTGGAGTTCCACCTGTCCGACGCCATCGGTCGGACCTGGCAGTGCGGCACGCTGCAACTGGACTTCGTGCTGCCCGAGCGGCTGGACGCCGAATACGTGGTCGAGGACGGCTCCAAGCAGCGCCCGGTCATGCTGCACCGGGCGATCTGCGGTTCGATGGAGCGATTCATCGGCGTGGTGATCGAAAACTATGCAGGCGCATTCCCGCTGTGGTTGGCGCCGACCCAGGTCGTCGTCGCCACAATTACGTCAGATGCCGATGATTATGCCTTGCGCGTAGCTCAAGAATTGAGCGCCGCGGGTCTCAGGGTTGAAACGGATCTGCGGAACGAAAAAATCAACTACAAGATCCGTGAACACAGTCTCGCTAAGGCCCCCATCATCGCAGTGGTCGGCCGGCGGGAAGCTGAGGAAGGCAAGGTCGCCTTGAGGCGGTTCGGTTCTGAGGGTCAGTCCGTGCTTTCGCTCGATGAGGCGGTCAATAAACTTGCCTTAGAGGCGAGTCCGCCGGATGTTACACGCCAGGCTGTGCTTCGAGGTGCTTCGCCTGAGCACGCCGCGGTCGGGGTTAGGGAGGCTGGATGA
- a CDS encoding glycosyltransferase family 39 protein translates to MSLQAYLDRFSQGWRAPAFAALIAMLAGLPGLFAMPPLDRDESRFAQATAQMLETGDFVVIQFQDQPRFKKPVGIHWMQAASVALVSQVEDRDIWAYRLPSLLGAMLAAAACAWGASVFFGGPTGLLAGAILGSTFLLSTEAFIAKTDAVLAGTTTLALAALARIYAASRGGPPTGRITRLLFWLGLSLSMLVKGPVGLMVVTLTALSLWAWDRKGAWLRDLGWTWGLILMAAIVGPWAAAVTVATDGGFWTTAFGADFAPKLVGGQESHGAPPGYHTLLTPLLIFPGALLLPAALALGWRARNEPGVRFALCWLIPAFIVFEATPTKLVHYTLPTYGAFAWLMAAAVMRPPVGEVAKWIGVVLSALVGVVFAAAIFYLYGEYGDPSDLPATVVTALLLAAAGLTGAYLLWRGEALKAIVGAGVLTILGHGAFAGAFAPSLDPLWLSQRTERALEEARLLPRQGFTPAPVAVAGYAEPSLVFALGTPTDLGDVPEAIEAIADQRPAVVEGREQAAFEAELKARGLKVREIGKVEGLDYSNGDETTLRIYAPAPSEPP, encoded by the coding sequence ATGAGTCTACAGGCCTATCTGGACCGATTCAGCCAGGGCTGGCGCGCGCCGGCCTTCGCCGCCCTGATCGCCATGCTCGCGGGGCTGCCCGGCCTGTTCGCGATGCCGCCGCTCGACCGCGACGAGAGCCGTTTCGCCCAGGCCACGGCGCAGATGCTGGAGACCGGCGACTTCGTGGTCATCCAGTTCCAGGACCAGCCGCGGTTCAAGAAGCCGGTCGGCATCCACTGGATGCAGGCGGCCAGCGTGGCGCTTGTGTCGCAGGTCGAAGACCGCGACATCTGGGCCTACCGGCTGCCCTCGCTGCTGGGCGCGATGCTGGCGGCGGCGGCCTGCGCCTGGGGCGCCTCGGTGTTCTTCGGCGGGCCGACCGGGCTGCTGGCCGGGGCGATCCTGGGTTCGACCTTCCTGCTCTCGACCGAGGCCTTCATCGCCAAGACCGACGCGGTGCTAGCCGGTACCACGACTCTGGCGCTGGCCGCCTTGGCGCGGATCTACGCCGCCTCGCGCGGGGGGCCGCCGACAGGACGGATCACCCGGCTGCTGTTCTGGCTCGGCCTGTCGTTGTCGATGCTGGTGAAGGGCCCAGTGGGGCTGATGGTCGTCACCCTGACGGCGCTGTCGCTGTGGGCGTGGGACCGCAAGGGCGCGTGGCTGAGGGACCTCGGCTGGACCTGGGGCCTGATCCTGATGGCCGCGATCGTCGGTCCCTGGGCGGCCGCCGTGACCGTCGCCACTGACGGCGGGTTCTGGACCACCGCCTTCGGCGCCGACTTTGCGCCCAAGCTGGTCGGCGGCCAGGAAAGCCACGGCGCCCCGCCCGGATACCACACCCTGCTGACTCCGCTGCTGATCTTCCCCGGCGCGCTGTTGCTGCCGGCGGCGCTGGCGCTGGGCTGGCGGGCGCGCAACGAGCCGGGCGTGCGCTTTGCGCTGTGCTGGCTGATCCCGGCCTTCATCGTCTTCGAGGCCACCCCGACCAAGCTCGTTCACTACACTCTGCCGACCTACGGCGCCTTCGCCTGGCTGATGGCCGCGGCCGTGATGCGACCGCCAGTGGGCGAGGTCGCCAAGTGGATCGGCGTCGTACTCTCGGCCCTGGTCGGCGTCGTCTTCGCCGCGGCGATCTTCTACCTCTACGGTGAGTACGGCGATCCCAGCGACCTGCCGGCCACCGTCGTCACCGCTTTGCTGCTGGCCGCGGCCGGGCTGACCGGCGCCTACCTCTTGTGGCGGGGCGAGGCGCTGAAGGCGATTGTCGGGGCCGGCGTCCTGACCATCCTCGGACACGGCGCGTTCGCCGGCGCCTTCGCGCCGAGCCTGGACCCGCTGTGGCTGTCGCAGCGCACCGAACGCGCGCTGGAGGAGGCCCGGCTGCTGCCGCGCCAAGGCTTCACCCCGGCCCCTGTCGCGGTCGCCGGCTACGCCGAGCCCAGCCTGGTGTTCGCGCTGGGAACCCCGACCGACCTCGGCGACGTGCCCGAAGCCATCGAAGCCATCGCCGACCAGCGTCCCGCCGTGGTCGAGGGCCGCGAGCAGGCGGCCTTCGAGGCCGAGTTGAAGGCCCGCGGCCTCAAGGTCCGCGAAATCGGCAAGGTCGAGGGCCTCGACTACTCTAACGGCGACGAAACGACTTTACGCATCTACGCCCCAGCCCCATCTGAGCCCCCATGA
- a CDS encoding hydroxymethylglutaryl-CoA lyase, whose amino-acid sequence MSRFIEIVEVGPRDGLQNEKSILEVDQKLDFIRRLQAAGAKRMEVVSFVNPNRVPQMAGAEEIMAALPAGSGLSRIGLVLNMRGWDRAVATGCDEANVVVCASDSFGIRNQGADVAEQIAAMHAIAARQKAEGGPPISVTFSTAFGCPFDGEVPQDRVVSLAREAAEAKVDEIALADTIGVADPWMVRDRVEAVKQVIGDIPLRLHFHDTRNTGLANAFAGVEAGVDILDASCGGLGGCPFAPAATGNIGTEDLVYMLERAGFETGYDIGALIETAKWMSGLLDKPIAASVSRAGVFPPA is encoded by the coding sequence ATGAGCCGGTTTATCGAAATCGTCGAAGTCGGTCCGCGCGACGGACTGCAGAACGAGAAGTCCATCCTCGAGGTCGATCAGAAGCTCGACTTCATCCGCCGGCTGCAGGCCGCCGGGGCCAAGCGGATGGAGGTCGTCTCCTTCGTCAATCCGAACCGCGTGCCGCAGATGGCCGGGGCCGAGGAGATCATGGCCGCCCTGCCTGCCGGCTCGGGCCTGTCGCGCATCGGCCTGGTGCTGAACATGCGCGGTTGGGACCGCGCCGTGGCGACCGGCTGCGACGAGGCCAATGTCGTGGTCTGCGCGTCGGACAGCTTCGGGATCCGCAACCAAGGCGCCGACGTCGCCGAGCAGATCGCCGCCATGCACGCCATCGCCGCGCGCCAGAAGGCTGAGGGCGGCCCGCCGATTTCGGTGACCTTCTCGACCGCTTTCGGCTGCCCGTTCGATGGCGAGGTGCCGCAGGACCGGGTGGTGTCGCTGGCCCGCGAGGCCGCTGAGGCCAAGGTCGATGAGATCGCCCTGGCCGACACTATCGGGGTCGCCGACCCCTGGATGGTCCGCGACCGGGTCGAGGCGGTGAAGCAGGTGATCGGCGACATCCCGCTGCGGCTGCACTTCCACGACACCCGCAACACCGGCCTGGCCAACGCCTTCGCCGGGGTCGAGGCCGGGGTCGACATCCTTGACGCCAGCTGCGGCGGCCTGGGCGGCTGCCCGTTCGCACCGGCCGCGACCGGCAATATCGGCACCGAGGATCTGGTCTACATGCTGGAGCGGGCCGGGTTCGAGACCGGCTACGACATCGGCGCGCTGATCGAGACGGCCAAGTGGATGTCGGGTCTGCTGGACAAGCCGATCGCCGCCTCGGTCAGCCGGGCCGGCGTGTTCCCGCCGGCCTAG
- the phaR gene encoding polyhydroxyalkanoate synthesis repressor PhaR, giving the protein MADTQGSDDGRVVIKKYANRRLYNTASSSYVTLEHLSDMVKQGVDFVVYDAKTNEDITRTVLTQIIFEEESREGQNLLPIQFLRQLIGFYGNSMQAFLPSYLELSLATFAEQQERMRAQFASIGQGSGLGAGLGGAYEDQIRQNLAMFDRAMKMFSPFAYTRPQEEPAPAAKPASAPPAADETLDALKKQMAEMQAQIEKLAKR; this is encoded by the coding sequence ATGGCTGACACCCAGGGATCCGACGACGGCCGCGTCGTCATCAAGAAGTACGCCAACCGGCGGCTCTACAACACCGCCTCGTCCTCGTACGTCACGCTCGAACACCTGTCGGACATGGTGAAGCAGGGCGTGGATTTCGTCGTCTACGACGCCAAGACCAACGAGGACATCACCCGCACAGTCCTGACCCAGATCATCTTCGAGGAGGAGAGCCGCGAGGGGCAGAACCTCCTGCCCATCCAGTTCCTGCGGCAGTTGATCGGATTCTACGGCAACTCAATGCAGGCTTTCCTGCCGAGTTATCTCGAGCTGTCGCTGGCCACCTTCGCCGAGCAGCAGGAGCGCATGCGCGCCCAGTTCGCCAGCATCGGCCAGGGCTCGGGACTTGGCGCGGGCCTGGGCGGCGCCTACGAGGACCAGATCCGCCAGAACCTGGCCATGTTCGACCGGGCGATGAAGATGTTCTCGCCGTTCGCCTACACGCGCCCGCAGGAGGAGCCGGCGCCCGCGGCCAAGCCCGCGTCCGCCCCGCCGGCGGCCGACGAGACGCTCGACGCCCTCAAGAAGCAGATGGCCGAGATGCAGGCCCAGATCGAGAAGCTCGCCAAACGCTAG
- a CDS encoding acetyl-CoA C-acetyltransferase has product MSDVVIVSAVRTPVGSFNGALSSLPAHELGKVAITAAVERAGIASGDVGEVIMGQVLQAGAGQGPARQAAVNAGIPVESPAWSLNQLCGSGLRAVALGAQQIADGSAAIVIAGGQESMSQAPHAQQLRSGQKMGDLALVDTMIKDGLWDAFHGYHMGQTAENIAARWQITREEQDKFAVASQNKAEAAQKAGKFADEIAPVTIKGRKGDTIVDQDEYIRHGATLDSVSGLRPAFAKDGSVTAANASGLNDGAAALVLMSADEAAKRGLKPLARIASWANAGVEPEIMGTGPIPASRKALEKAGWSVADLDLVESNEAFAAQSICVVRDLGLDPAKVNVNGGAIAIGHPIGASGARILTTLVHEMKRSGAKKGLATLCVGGGMGVAMCVESV; this is encoded by the coding sequence ATGAGCGACGTCGTCATCGTCTCGGCCGTCCGCACACCCGTCGGATCGTTCAATGGAGCGCTGTCCAGCCTCCCCGCCCATGAGCTCGGCAAGGTGGCGATCACCGCCGCGGTCGAGCGGGCTGGCATCGCCTCGGGCGACGTCGGCGAAGTGATCATGGGCCAGGTGCTGCAGGCCGGCGCCGGCCAGGGCCCGGCCCGTCAGGCGGCGGTCAACGCCGGCATTCCGGTCGAGAGCCCGGCCTGGAGCCTCAACCAACTGTGCGGTTCGGGCCTGCGCGCGGTGGCGCTTGGCGCCCAGCAGATCGCCGACGGTTCGGCCGCCATCGTCATCGCCGGCGGCCAGGAGAGCATGAGCCAGGCCCCGCACGCCCAACAGCTGCGTTCCGGCCAGAAGATGGGCGACCTGGCCTTGGTCGACACCATGATCAAGGACGGGCTGTGGGACGCCTTCCACGGCTACCACATGGGCCAGACGGCCGAGAACATCGCCGCCCGCTGGCAGATCACCCGCGAGGAGCAGGACAAGTTCGCCGTCGCCAGCCAGAACAAGGCCGAGGCCGCCCAGAAGGCCGGCAAGTTCGCTGACGAGATCGCGCCGGTGACCATCAAGGGCCGCAAGGGCGACACCATCGTCGATCAGGACGAGTACATCCGCCACGGCGCGACGCTGGACAGCGTGTCGGGTCTGCGCCCGGCCTTCGCCAAGGACGGCTCGGTCACCGCCGCCAACGCCTCGGGCCTCAATGACGGCGCCGCCGCGCTGGTGCTGATGAGCGCCGACGAGGCCGCCAAGCGCGGCTTGAAGCCGCTGGCGCGCATCGCTTCCTGGGCCAATGCCGGGGTCGAGCCGGAAATCATGGGCACAGGCCCGATCCCGGCCAGCCGCAAGGCGCTGGAAAAGGCGGGCTGGAGCGTCGCCGACCTAGACCTGGTCGAATCGAACGAGGCTTTCGCCGCCCAGTCGATCTGCGTGGTGCGGGACCTGGGCCTCGATCCGGCCAAGGTGAACGTGAACGGCGGCGCGATCGCCATCGGCCACCCGATCGGCGCCTCGGGCGCCCGCATTCTCACCACCCTTGTGCACGAAATGAAACGTTCGGGCGCCAAGAAGGGGTTGGCGACGCTCTGCGTCGGCGGCGGCATGGGCGTTGCCATGTGCGTTGAGTCAGTCTGA